The genomic region ACGCCCTGCTGCCCGAGGGAGCCCTGTGGGGGGAGGGGCTGCAGCTGTGACCCAGCCCGACTGGCATCCCTTCGATCCTGAGACCTTCATTTGGGACGGCATCGTCCCTAGGGAGTACAAATTCCACCAAGGGGAAGAGGTGGGCTGGGGCTGGAAGGACGTAACCCGCTTCACCCTCACCGACTACCCGCCGGGCTACGAGGGCGCGGCCTTTGAAATGCGCTACTTCGAGATCGGCCCCGGCGGCTACTCATCCTTGGAAAAGCACCAGCACGTCCATGCCATCCTGGTGCTGCGGGGCAGGGGCAAGATCATCAGGGGCGGCGAGGTGCTGGAGGCCAA from Sphingobacteriaceae bacterium harbors:
- a CDS encoding cupin domain-containing protein → MTQPDWHPFDPETFIWDGIVPREYKFHQGEEVGWGWKDVTRFTLTDYPPGYEGAAFEMRYFEIGPGGYSSLEKHQHVHAILVLRGRGKIIRGGEVLEAKPFDFLFIPGGTPHQFVNAGEEEPFGFICVVDRERDRPQVLSEEELARLQADPKTGPVLRLGPADKGSKPGSGPAAQQG